In Bradyrhizobium erythrophlei, a single genomic region encodes these proteins:
- a CDS encoding cupin domain-containing protein, with protein sequence MKITNRLWRFLLMPLALAGMLSITSAAELNSAAVIYKLPDQIPWGPVDARGAQQAVVVGDPSKPGFYMVYTKWTKGTHFSRPHFHPNDRYIVVLQGTWWVGTGPHFDPANTTPLPAGSFVTHFGKQVHWDGAKDEDAVLLIQGEGPATSTYVKEE encoded by the coding sequence ATGAAAATCACAAACCGGCTCTGGCGATTTCTGCTGATGCCGCTGGCGCTCGCCGGCATGCTGAGCATCACGTCGGCGGCCGAGCTCAACTCAGCCGCTGTGATTTACAAGCTGCCGGACCAGATTCCCTGGGGCCCGGTCGATGCGCGCGGGGCGCAACAGGCCGTGGTGGTTGGCGATCCCTCTAAACCGGGATTTTACATGGTCTATACCAAATGGACCAAGGGCACCCATTTCAGCCGGCCTCACTTCCACCCGAACGACCGCTACATCGTCGTGCTGCAAGGCACCTGGTGGGTCGGCACGGGGCCGCATTTCGATCCCGCCAACACGACCCCGCTGCCCGCCGGCAGCTTCGTGACCCATTTCGGCAAGCAAGTGCATTGGGACGGCGCCAAGGATGAGGACGCCGTGCTCCTGATCCAGGGCGAAGGTCCGGCGACCTCGACATATGTGAAGGAAGAGTAA
- a CDS encoding ABC transporter ATP-binding protein, which yields MPDLPKVDIKGVSKTYPGDRQAVQALQTVNLSIKTGEFVSIVGPSGCGKSTLLYVVGGFLPAAGEVLVDGKAIAGPGIDRGVVFQEYALFPWLTVRNNILYGLERGGLPADERARITDRLIGVIGLNGFEDRYPRELSGGMKQRVAIARTLACDPSILLLDEPFGALDAQTREVMQDELLRIWLETRKTVLMITHDVSEAVYLSNRICVMSARPGKIVEEFTIDLDRTIPREQLFTSDAFNKVRNEVWISVRKQALAAQL from the coding sequence ATGCCGGATCTCCCCAAGGTCGATATCAAGGGGGTTTCCAAAACTTATCCCGGCGACCGACAGGCGGTACAGGCGCTTCAGACCGTCAACCTCTCGATCAAGACAGGCGAGTTCGTCTCCATCGTCGGGCCGTCCGGCTGCGGCAAGAGCACGCTGCTTTATGTCGTCGGCGGCTTTCTTCCCGCGGCTGGCGAAGTCCTGGTCGATGGCAAGGCCATCGCGGGACCCGGCATCGATCGCGGCGTGGTGTTTCAGGAATATGCGCTGTTTCCTTGGCTCACGGTGCGTAACAACATTCTCTACGGGCTTGAGCGTGGTGGGTTGCCCGCCGACGAACGTGCACGCATCACCGACCGCTTGATCGGCGTGATCGGCCTCAACGGATTTGAAGACCGCTACCCGCGCGAGCTTTCCGGCGGCATGAAGCAGCGCGTTGCGATCGCACGAACGCTGGCCTGCGATCCGTCCATCCTGCTGCTCGACGAGCCCTTCGGGGCGCTGGATGCGCAGACCCGCGAGGTCATGCAGGATGAGCTGTTGCGGATCTGGCTCGAGACCCGCAAGACCGTGCTGATGATCACCCACGATGTCAGCGAGGCGGTCTATCTCTCCAACCGCATCTGCGTGATGTCGGCGCGGCCGGGCAAGATCGTCGAGGAGTTCACCATCGACCTCGATCGCACCATCCCGCGCGAACAGCTCTTCACGTCGGATGCCTTCAACAAGGTGCGCAACGAGGTCTGGATTTCGGTACGGAAGCAGGCATTAGCGGCCCAACTCTAA
- a CDS encoding RidA family protein: MTIEKIQPDKLFKRAVGGHVLYSHVVVASGERLVFVSGQLARDKDGQIVGPKDMRAQIKQVGENLKNALEAAGATLGDLVKTTTFVTDIDEFFKHVDVRHNYLGVGLPASTTVEVRRLSHPDLVVEIEAMAILRA; this comes from the coding sequence ATGACAATCGAAAAAATCCAGCCCGACAAGTTGTTCAAGCGCGCCGTCGGCGGCCATGTGCTCTATTCCCATGTCGTCGTCGCTTCCGGTGAAAGACTGGTGTTCGTCTCCGGCCAGCTGGCGCGCGACAAGGATGGCCAGATCGTCGGTCCGAAGGACATGCGCGCGCAGATCAAGCAGGTCGGCGAAAACCTGAAGAATGCGCTGGAGGCCGCCGGCGCGACGCTCGGCGATCTGGTCAAGACGACAACCTTCGTGACGGACATCGACGAGTTCTTCAAGCACGTCGATGTCAGGCACAACTATCTCGGCGTTGGCCTGCCCGCGAGCACAACCGTTGAGGTGCGTCGGCTGTCACATCCCGACCTCGTCGTCGAAATCGAGGCGATGGCGATCCTGAGGGCATAG
- a CDS encoding ABC transporter permease yields MNRAMTAKAVTQRGLFIRSMTSVLVIVVIWEAAARAGLASALFLPPFTKVIAEWWSVCADGSLPLDLSVSLSRAAVGLCLATAIGVPLGIAMARNRFLHWLFDPVIALAFPSPKIAFLPIFILWFGIYSLSKILLVAFACVFPILIGSFAAATGVNRVLIWSATSMGTSNAGVLFRIVLPAAWPRIFAALRVALPVSLITTFTAEMVSGGGGMGATLMYSQRFFESPTVFAYILTMLGVGLLLDFVMLKLQAASAWSQPS; encoded by the coding sequence ATGAACAGGGCGATGACGGCCAAGGCCGTAACCCAACGCGGTCTTTTCATCCGTTCGATGACCTCGGTGCTCGTGATCGTCGTGATCTGGGAAGCCGCCGCCCGAGCCGGCCTGGCGTCGGCTTTGTTCCTGCCGCCGTTCACGAAGGTCATTGCCGAATGGTGGTCCGTCTGTGCCGACGGCTCGTTGCCGCTTGATCTTTCCGTCAGCCTGTCGCGCGCGGCGGTCGGGCTTTGTCTGGCGACTGCGATCGGCGTGCCGCTCGGAATCGCGATGGCGCGCAATCGATTTCTGCACTGGCTGTTCGACCCCGTGATCGCGCTCGCGTTCCCATCGCCGAAGATCGCGTTCCTGCCGATCTTCATTCTCTGGTTCGGCATTTACAGCCTCTCGAAAATCCTGCTGGTCGCGTTCGCCTGCGTCTTTCCGATCCTGATCGGAAGTTTTGCGGCGGCGACCGGCGTCAACCGGGTCCTGATCTGGTCGGCCACGTCGATGGGGACGTCGAACGCCGGTGTATTGTTCCGCATCGTGCTGCCGGCGGCGTGGCCGCGGATCTTCGCCGCGTTGCGCGTTGCGCTGCCGGTGTCGCTGATCACGACCTTTACGGCGGAGATGGTCAGTGGCGGCGGCGGAATGGGCGCGACGCTGATGTATTCGCAACGCTTCTTCGAAAGTCCGACCGTGTTCGCCTATATCCTGACCATGCTCGGCGTCGGCCTGCTGCTCGATTTCGTCATGCTGAAGCTGCAAGCGGCATCGGCCTGGTCGCAGCCGTCGTGA
- a CDS encoding ABC transporter permease: METDRASKLSSPLGRVLPLLLIGLIWQAASSLSIVDPAFLPSPARIGAAAYDLLTGREIRDNIFITLWRAGLGLTLGSIAGIWLGLMMARSPVFRAYAAPVVGGTYSLPKSALIPLFILWFGIGTVTTVCAVFLACLLPMVVNTAQGVSSTPRVLVWGAEAFGTQPRAMLWRVYLPHALPDIFAGLRVALGFSFVLAISSEMIASTNGIGKLIFMYGENGAYDYMFAAIACVVVVAFLADRLLLMLTAKSLRWHESSRGSS, translated from the coding sequence ATGGAAACTGACCGCGCCTCAAAGCTGTCGTCACCCCTCGGGCGGGTGTTGCCGCTGCTGCTGATCGGCCTGATCTGGCAAGCGGCCAGCTCCTTGAGCATCGTCGATCCTGCCTTTTTGCCGTCGCCGGCGCGCATCGGCGCCGCCGCCTATGATTTGCTGACGGGGCGGGAGATCAGGGACAATATCTTCATCACGCTATGGCGCGCGGGTCTTGGACTCACGCTCGGTTCGATCGCCGGCATCTGGCTCGGCCTGATGATGGCGCGCTCGCCGGTGTTTCGCGCCTATGCCGCGCCTGTTGTCGGCGGCACCTATTCATTGCCGAAGTCGGCGCTGATCCCGCTCTTCATCCTGTGGTTCGGGATCGGCACGGTGACCACCGTCTGTGCGGTGTTTCTGGCGTGCCTGTTGCCGATGGTCGTCAACACGGCGCAGGGCGTCTCGTCCACGCCGCGCGTCCTGGTCTGGGGCGCGGAAGCATTCGGCACACAGCCGCGCGCGATGTTATGGCGGGTCTACCTGCCACACGCGCTGCCGGATATTTTCGCCGGCCTTCGCGTCGCGCTCGGATTTTCCTTTGTGCTGGCGATCTCCTCGGAGATGATTGCGTCAACCAACGGCATCGGCAAACTGATCTTCATGTACGGCGAGAACGGCGCCTACGATTACATGTTCGCCGCGATTGCCTGCGTGGTGGTCGTCGCATTTCTGGCCGATCGTCTGCTGCTGATGCTGACGGCAAAAAGCCTCCGCTGGCATGAATCGTCCCGAGGATCCTCATGA
- a CDS encoding dihydrodipicolinate synthase family protein, which produces MTDFRGVFPYLVSPVDADGTIRRDVLARLCGDLIASGVHGLTPLGSTGEFAYLNNAQRLAVVETTIEAADGRVPVVAGVASTSTMDAVTQAKAYQKLGATGILAILEAYFPLSDAQVESYFRAIADAVDIPVVIYTNPQFQRSDLSLDCIQRLAAHPRIQYIKDASTNTGRLLSIMNRCGDSIRVFSASAHIPAAVMLIGGVGWMAGPACIIPRQSVALYDLCKAKRWDEALTLQRKLWRVNEAFARYNLAACIKAALSIQRYDVGDPVRPQKALSADERKAVEAVLREVG; this is translated from the coding sequence ATGACCGATTTCCGCGGCGTATTTCCCTATCTGGTCTCGCCCGTCGATGCCGACGGCACGATTCGCCGCGATGTGCTGGCGCGCCTCTGCGGCGACCTCATCGCGTCCGGCGTCCATGGGCTGACGCCGCTCGGTTCTACCGGCGAGTTCGCCTATCTCAACAACGCCCAGCGGCTCGCCGTGGTAGAGACCACGATCGAGGCCGCTGATGGCCGCGTGCCGGTCGTGGCCGGCGTCGCCTCGACTTCGACCATGGATGCCGTGACACAGGCCAAGGCGTATCAAAAACTTGGCGCCACCGGCATTCTGGCGATCCTGGAGGCATATTTTCCGCTTTCGGATGCGCAGGTCGAATCCTACTTCCGCGCCATTGCGGATGCGGTCGACATTCCTGTTGTCATCTATACCAATCCGCAATTCCAGCGCTCGGACCTGTCGCTCGATTGTATTCAGCGTCTGGCGGCCCATCCGCGCATCCAGTACATCAAGGACGCTTCCACCAATACCGGGCGGCTGCTGTCGATCATGAATCGCTGCGGCGATTCCATCCGCGTGTTTTCGGCGTCCGCCCATATTCCGGCTGCGGTGATGCTGATCGGCGGTGTGGGCTGGATGGCGGGGCCGGCCTGCATCATTCCACGCCAGAGCGTTGCGCTTTATGATCTCTGCAAGGCCAAGCGCTGGGACGAGGCGCTCACACTCCAGCGCAAATTGTGGCGGGTCAACGAGGCCTTCGCCCGTTATAACCTCGCGGCCTGCATCAAGGCGGCGCTTTCGATCCAGCGCTATGACGTCGGCGATCCCGTCCGACCCCAGAAGGCGCTTTCGGCCGACGAGCGCAAGGCGGTCGAGGCGGTGCTGCGGGAAGTGGGGTAA
- a CDS encoding fumarylacetoacetate hydrolase family protein yields MRWLKFTANQTSSWGIVEGDRVIAVDGDPFGEWQRTPRTHALAEVKIELPVIPRTFYCVGLNYLKHLKEAANKRGEVPNVPDRPEVGYRAQNALIAHDENVIIPANATEQIHYEGELVVVIGKKAKHLTEANAMDCVFGYTIGNDVSERSWQKADRGLWRSKNADTFKPMGPWIETSADLDKMETIVRLNGKESNRFHTNDMLFGVKAFIVEMTKYFTLWPGDVIWMGTDGASPNIKAGDVVEIEITGIGTLRNKFVAEK; encoded by the coding sequence ATGCGCTGGCTGAAGTTTACGGCTAACCAGACCTCATCCTGGGGGATCGTCGAAGGCGACCGCGTGATCGCGGTCGACGGCGATCCGTTCGGCGAATGGCAGCGCACGCCGCGAACGCATGCGCTCGCCGAGGTCAAGATCGAGCTGCCGGTTATCCCACGCACCTTCTATTGCGTGGGACTGAACTATCTCAAGCATCTCAAGGAAGCCGCCAACAAGCGCGGCGAGGTGCCGAACGTGCCGGATCGGCCGGAAGTCGGCTATCGCGCCCAGAACGCGCTGATCGCGCATGACGAGAACGTGATCATCCCGGCCAATGCGACCGAGCAGATTCACTACGAAGGCGAGCTTGTCGTGGTGATCGGCAAGAAAGCCAAGCATCTCACCGAGGCGAACGCGATGGATTGCGTGTTCGGCTACACCATCGGCAACGACGTCAGCGAGCGGAGCTGGCAGAAGGCCGACCGGGGCCTGTGGCGCTCGAAAAACGCCGACACCTTCAAGCCGATGGGCCCCTGGATCGAGACCTCCGCCGATCTCGACAAGATGGAAACCATCGTGCGGCTGAACGGCAAGGAGAGCAATCGTTTCCACACCAACGACATGCTGTTCGGGGTCAAGGCATTCATCGTCGAGATGACGAAGTATTTCACGCTATGGCCCGGCGATGTGATCTGGATGGGAACAGACGGCGCATCGCCGAACATCAAGGCGGGTGACGTTGTCGAGATCGAGATCACCGGCATCGGCACGCTGCGCAACAAATTCGTCGCCGAGAAGTAG
- a CDS encoding ABC transporter substrate-binding protein: MPSSFSMSRRAVMRGAAGAALSAPFVSRTAFAAVPNIRYATGGGIGPNEMETIIFLDYVRQNVLKNYGKAYTLDMTFTRGTPEAAALLAAGQADLATLSGPAFATIIVKDAVPNGLTIISDNYQDGHPGNATNSFMVLKDSAIKTIADLKGKKIGINAFASAVDLALRVVLKKNNIDPRRDVEIVEIAFPNIASAIREKRIDCGVLVIPFLAMESPKGDLRPVFTGGDAFGPSSVIFQVTTNAFLKEHPEAVKAFLADYVDGIGWFYDPANREKAIQLVSDFTKSSKDVLNSYFATGRDYYRDPNACVTAQTIQKPLDAMFEEKLIDRRIDASKYLNVSLLPKPCAL, encoded by the coding sequence ATGCCATCGTCGTTCTCCATGTCCCGCCGTGCCGTCATGCGGGGCGCCGCCGGCGCTGCGTTGTCGGCGCCGTTCGTGTCGCGCACCGCGTTCGCCGCGGTGCCCAATATCCGTTATGCGACCGGCGGCGGCATTGGTCCGAACGAGATGGAGACGATCATCTTCCTCGACTACGTCAGGCAGAACGTCCTGAAGAACTACGGCAAGGCCTACACGCTCGACATGACGTTCACGCGCGGCACGCCCGAGGCAGCGGCACTGCTCGCGGCGGGGCAGGCGGACCTCGCCACGTTGTCCGGGCCGGCCTTTGCCACCATCATCGTCAAGGACGCGGTGCCGAATGGGCTGACCATCATCTCGGACAATTACCAGGATGGCCATCCCGGCAACGCGACCAACAGCTTCATGGTGTTGAAGGACTCGGCCATCAAGACCATCGCCGACCTCAAGGGCAAGAAGATCGGCATCAACGCGTTTGCCTCCGCCGTCGATCTGGCGCTGCGCGTGGTGCTGAAGAAAAACAACATCGATCCGCGGCGCGATGTCGAGATCGTCGAAATCGCCTTCCCGAATATCGCCTCCGCCATCCGCGAGAAGCGCATCGATTGCGGCGTGCTGGTGATTCCGTTCCTGGCGATGGAGAGCCCGAAGGGTGACCTGCGGCCGGTCTTCACCGGCGGCGATGCGTTCGGTCCGTCCTCGGTGATCTTCCAGGTCACGACCAATGCGTTCCTGAAAGAGCATCCCGAAGCGGTGAAGGCTTTCCTGGCCGACTATGTCGACGGCATCGGCTGGTTCTACGATCCCGCCAACCGCGAGAAGGCAATCCAGCTCGTGTCGGACTTCACCAAGTCGTCAAAGGACGTGCTGAATTCCTACTTCGCGACCGGCCGCGACTATTATCGCGATCCCAATGCCTGCGTAACGGCGCAGACCATCCAGAAGCCGCTCGATGCGATGTTTGAGGAAAAGCTGATCGATCGCCGCATCGACGCCTCAAAGTATCTCAACGTCAGTCTGCTGCCGAAACCGTGCGCATTGTGA